From one Catenuloplanes nepalensis genomic stretch:
- a CDS encoding AAA family ATPase, translated as MSAPTWDDLGGPLPKSEFKIVSEAIVSNIEQVIEGKTATVRLAFAVLLAEGHLLIEDVPGVGKTKLAKTLARTIDSSVRRIQFTPDLLPSDVTGVSIYNQETHDFEFKPGAVFANLVVGDEINRASPKTQSALLECMEEHQVTVDGVTYELQTPFMVIATQNPIEMEGTYPLPEAQRDRFTARIAMGYPSAQAELAMLDAHGARDPLPALKPVADANTIRRMIATVRNIHVADAVKQYAVDLVNATREAPDVRLGASPRATLQLLRTARAVAALDGRDFVLPDDLQVLAVPVLAHRIIPTADAQLARRTTDAILADLVRRLPLPHDRGRSPYDTRPGVPGGDDRSRYEPRGL; from the coding sequence GTGTCCGCACCTACCTGGGACGACCTCGGTGGTCCGCTGCCGAAGAGTGAATTCAAGATCGTCAGCGAGGCGATCGTCTCCAATATCGAACAGGTGATCGAGGGCAAGACCGCGACCGTGCGGCTCGCCTTCGCCGTGCTGCTCGCCGAGGGTCACCTCCTGATCGAGGACGTCCCCGGCGTCGGCAAGACCAAGCTGGCGAAGACGCTGGCCCGGACGATCGACTCGTCCGTGCGCCGCATTCAATTCACGCCCGACCTGCTGCCCAGCGACGTCACCGGCGTGAGCATCTACAACCAGGAGACGCACGACTTCGAGTTCAAGCCGGGCGCGGTCTTCGCCAACCTGGTGGTCGGCGACGAGATCAACCGGGCCTCGCCGAAGACACAGTCCGCGCTGCTGGAGTGCATGGAGGAGCACCAGGTCACGGTCGACGGCGTGACGTACGAGTTGCAGACGCCGTTCATGGTGATCGCCACGCAGAACCCGATCGAGATGGAGGGCACCTACCCCCTCCCGGAGGCGCAGCGCGACCGGTTCACCGCCCGGATCGCGATGGGTTACCCGAGCGCCCAGGCCGAGCTGGCCATGCTCGACGCGCACGGCGCTCGCGACCCGCTGCCCGCGCTGAAGCCGGTCGCGGACGCGAACACGATCCGCCGCATGATCGCCACGGTGCGCAACATCCACGTGGCCGACGCGGTCAAGCAGTACGCGGTCGACCTGGTCAACGCCACCCGTGAGGCTCCGGACGTGCGCCTCGGCGCCTCCCCGCGCGCCACGCTGCAGCTGCTGCGCACGGCGCGCGCGGTCGCCGCGCTGGACGGCCGCGACTTCGTGCTCCCGGACGACCTGCAGGTGCTGGCCGTGCCGGTGCTCGCGCACCGGATCATCCCGACCGCGGACGCGCAGCTCGCCCGGCGCACCACCGACGCGATCCTGGCCGACCTGGTCCGCCGGCTGCCGTTGCCGCACGACCGGGGCCGCTCGCCGTACGACACGCGGCCCGGCGTCCCGGGCGGCGACGACCGCAGCCGATACGAACCGCGGGGGTTGTAA
- the leuS gene encoding leucine--tRNA ligase, translated as MSEPAETTAADTPRFRYTAAMAGEIELRWQDFWDTDGTFDAPNPVGELADASHPRAGAPKLHVQDMFPYPSGSGLHVGHPLGYIGTDSYTRYKRMTGFNVLHPMGFDAFGLPAEQYAVQTGTHPRVTTEANVERYRAQLRRLGLAYDNRRSVATTDVDYYRWTQWIFLQVFNSWYDEEQRRARPIDELITAFETGARPVPGGATWDSLSAVEKRKIIDDHRLAYVSEAPVNWCPGLGTVLANEEVTPDGRSERGNYPVFKRSLKQWMMRITAYGDRLIEDLDALDWPEPVKLMQRNWIGRSQGAHVDFGTESGATIKVFTTRPDTLFGATYMVLAPEHELVSSLTAAAWPDGTRDAWTGGHGTPAEAVADYRAKAAAKTDEERQADAKEKTGVFTGSYAINPVNGARVPVFIADYVLAGYGTGAIMAVPAQDARDYEFAEAFDLEIIRTVQPSADFAGKAFTGDGPAINSARTDGDLDLNGLGVADAKARMIAWLEERGHGAGATTYRLRDWLFSRQRYWGEPFPIVYDETGLPVALPESMLPVELPDVDDFSPRTFDADDADSEPETPLSRAKEWVEVELDLGDGPKRYTRETNTMPQWAGSCWYELRYLDPRNDKTLVDPANEAYWMGPQRDGDPGGVDLYVGGVEHAVLHLLYARFWHKVLFDLGHVSSFEPFRKLFNQGYIQAYAFRDARGIAVPAEEVVERDGGWFHNGEPVTREYGKMGKSLKNVVTPDEMCETYGADTFRVYEMAMGPLDVSRPWDTRAVVGSQRFLQRAWRLVIDEETGAVRISDDPADEKTRRLLHKVIDGVRGDMEELRFNTAIAKLIELTNGLTGLPAAPREAVEALVLMMSPFAPHMAEELWGKLGHSGTLAYADFPVADPALLVAETVTYPIQINGKVRGKIEVPADADEATVRSSALAAIADNLGGREPRKVIVVKGRMVSVVL; from the coding sequence ATGAGTGAGCCAGCCGAGACCACGGCGGCAGATACCCCCCGCTTCCGGTACACGGCCGCGATGGCCGGCGAGATCGAGCTGCGGTGGCAGGACTTCTGGGACACCGACGGCACGTTCGACGCGCCGAACCCGGTGGGCGAGCTGGCCGACGCGTCACACCCGCGGGCCGGGGCGCCGAAGCTGCACGTGCAGGACATGTTCCCGTACCCGTCCGGCTCGGGCCTGCACGTCGGCCACCCGCTGGGCTACATCGGCACCGACAGCTACACCCGCTACAAGCGGATGACCGGCTTCAACGTGCTGCACCCGATGGGCTTCGACGCGTTCGGCCTGCCCGCGGAGCAGTACGCGGTGCAGACCGGCACGCACCCGCGGGTCACCACCGAGGCGAACGTCGAGCGGTACCGCGCGCAGCTGCGCCGGCTGGGCCTGGCCTACGACAACCGCCGGTCGGTCGCGACCACGGACGTCGACTACTACCGCTGGACACAGTGGATCTTCCTGCAGGTCTTCAACTCCTGGTACGACGAGGAGCAGCGCAGGGCCCGGCCGATCGACGAACTGATCACCGCGTTCGAGACCGGGGCGCGGCCGGTTCCGGGTGGCGCCACGTGGGATTCGCTGAGCGCGGTCGAGAAGCGGAAGATCATCGACGACCACCGCCTGGCGTACGTGTCGGAGGCCCCGGTCAACTGGTGCCCCGGGCTGGGCACCGTGCTGGCCAACGAGGAGGTCACGCCGGACGGGCGCAGTGAGCGCGGCAACTACCCGGTCTTCAAGCGCAGCCTGAAGCAGTGGATGATGCGGATCACCGCGTACGGCGACCGGCTGATCGAGGACCTGGACGCGCTGGACTGGCCGGAGCCGGTCAAGCTGATGCAGCGCAACTGGATCGGCCGCTCGCAGGGCGCGCACGTCGACTTCGGCACCGAGTCCGGCGCGACGATCAAGGTCTTCACCACCCGGCCGGACACGCTGTTCGGCGCGACCTACATGGTGCTGGCGCCGGAGCACGAGCTGGTGTCGTCGCTGACCGCCGCGGCCTGGCCGGACGGCACGCGCGACGCGTGGACCGGCGGGCACGGCACGCCGGCCGAGGCGGTCGCGGACTACCGGGCGAAGGCCGCGGCCAAGACCGACGAGGAGCGGCAGGCGGACGCGAAGGAGAAGACCGGTGTGTTCACCGGCTCCTACGCGATCAACCCGGTGAACGGCGCGCGTGTGCCGGTCTTCATCGCGGACTACGTGCTGGCCGGGTACGGCACCGGCGCGATCATGGCGGTGCCGGCGCAGGACGCCCGCGACTACGAGTTCGCCGAGGCGTTCGATCTGGAGATCATCCGGACCGTGCAGCCGTCCGCTGATTTCGCCGGTAAGGCGTTCACCGGTGACGGCCCGGCGATCAACTCCGCACGTACCGACGGAGACCTGGATCTGAATGGTCTGGGTGTCGCGGACGCGAAGGCCCGCATGATCGCCTGGCTGGAGGAGCGCGGGCACGGCGCCGGCGCCACCACGTACCGGCTGCGGGACTGGCTGTTCAGCCGCCAGCGGTACTGGGGCGAGCCGTTCCCGATCGTCTACGACGAGACCGGGCTGCCGGTGGCGCTGCCCGAGTCGATGCTGCCGGTCGAACTGCCGGATGTGGACGACTTCTCGCCGCGCACGTTCGACGCGGACGACGCGGACTCCGAGCCGGAGACGCCGCTGTCCCGCGCCAAGGAGTGGGTCGAGGTCGAGCTGGACCTGGGCGACGGCCCCAAGCGCTACACCCGCGAGACCAACACCATGCCCCAGTGGGCCGGATCCTGCTGGTACGAGCTGCGCTACCTGGACCCGCGCAACGACAAGACGCTGGTCGACCCGGCCAACGAGGCGTACTGGATGGGGCCGCAGCGCGACGGCGATCCCGGTGGTGTCGACCTGTACGTCGGCGGCGTCGAGCACGCGGTGCTGCACCTGCTGTACGCACGCTTCTGGCACAAGGTGCTGTTCGACCTGGGCCACGTCTCGTCGTTCGAGCCGTTCCGCAAGCTGTTCAACCAGGGCTACATCCAGGCGTACGCGTTCCGGGACGCTCGCGGCATCGCGGTGCCGGCCGAGGAGGTCGTGGAGCGCGACGGCGGCTGGTTCCACAACGGTGAACCGGTCACCCGCGAGTACGGCAAGATGGGCAAGTCGCTGAAGAACGTGGTCACGCCGGACGAGATGTGCGAGACGTACGGCGCCGACACGTTCCGGGTCTACGAGATGGCGATGGGCCCGCTGGACGTGTCCCGCCCGTGGGACACCCGCGCGGTGGTCGGCTCGCAGCGCTTCCTGCAGCGTGCCTGGCGGCTGGTGATCGACGAGGAGACCGGCGCGGTCCGGATCAGCGACGACCCGGCCGACGAGAAGACCCGGCGGCTGCTGCACAAGGTGATCGACGGCGTCCGCGGCGACATGGAGGAGCTGCGCTTCAACACCGCCATCGCCAAGCTGATCGAGCTGACCAACGGGCTGACCGGCCTGCCGGCCGCGCCGCGGGAGGCGGTCGAGGCGCTGGTGCTGATGATGTCGCCGTTCGCGCCGCACATGGCCGAGGAGCTGTGGGGCAAGCTGGGCCACTCCGGCACGCTGGCCTACGCGGACTTCCCGGTCGCGGATCCGGCGCTGCTGGTGGCGGAGACGGTCACGTACCCGATCCAGATCAACGGCAAGGTCCGGGGCAAGATCGAAGTGCCCGCTGACGCGGACGAGGCCACGGTACGGTCCTCCGCGCTGGCCGCGATCGCCGACAACCTGGGCGGTAGGGAGCCTCGCAAGGTCATCGTGGTCAAGGGCCGCATGGTCAGCGTCGTGCTGTAG
- a CDS encoding MFS transporter encodes MTRDFRLYWIGQTTSRFGSSVTTVALPLVAITVLQASTFQVAMLAAAVWLPWLLAALPAGVLVDRSRSRRHMMIACDLVAAALFISVPAAAWLGVLTIAHLLIVALLTGLVSVFFETAGQVYLADLLPVERLAAGNARLVGADSTAKVVGPGTGGLVAQLFGAVAGLLVDALTFIISAACMIAVRHRETPPTAAAGAGHVTAAARNVATGRGMETNRETGPADEAATGRGTAAVVEGLRFVVRDPLLRVLTVYGAAANLALNGYSAIQVLFLVRENGADPGLVGLLMALISVGGVAGAAIAGPLGRRFGTARTMLVVHLVTAPFALLVPLARPGAGLALVVAGGLVTTTGIVANNVLKGAFRQAYVPRPLLGRVINSMQLLNYGAIPVGALIGGALGTALGLRPTMWIMAVAITAATGLLFIGPLKHLRDLPTAPAKNDLDLAQKA; translated from the coding sequence ATGACCAGGGACTTCCGGCTGTACTGGATAGGCCAGACGACGAGCCGCTTCGGCAGCTCGGTGACCACGGTGGCGCTGCCGCTGGTGGCGATCACGGTGTTGCAGGCCAGCACGTTCCAGGTGGCGATGCTCGCGGCCGCGGTCTGGCTGCCGTGGTTGCTGGCCGCGCTGCCGGCCGGCGTGCTGGTGGACCGGTCCCGATCACGGCGGCACATGATGATCGCGTGCGATCTGGTGGCGGCCGCACTGTTCATCAGCGTGCCGGCCGCGGCCTGGCTGGGCGTGCTGACCATCGCCCACCTGCTGATCGTGGCGCTGCTGACCGGCCTGGTGTCGGTGTTCTTCGAGACCGCGGGCCAGGTCTACCTGGCCGACCTGCTACCCGTCGAACGCCTGGCCGCCGGCAACGCCCGGCTGGTCGGCGCGGACTCCACCGCGAAGGTGGTCGGTCCCGGTACCGGCGGTCTGGTCGCCCAGCTGTTCGGCGCGGTCGCCGGCCTGCTGGTGGACGCGCTCACCTTCATCATCTCGGCCGCATGCATGATCGCGGTCCGCCACCGCGAGACACCCCCCACCGCCGCGGCCGGCGCCGGCCATGTCACGGCCGCCGCCCGGAACGTAGCGACCGGGCGTGGAATGGAGACGAACCGCGAGACGGGCCCCGCCGACGAAGCGGCGACTGGGCGCGGAACGGCGGCGGTCGTCGAGGGGCTGCGGTTCGTGGTGCGGGATCCGCTGTTGCGGGTGCTGACGGTCTACGGCGCCGCAGCGAATCTGGCGCTGAACGGTTACAGCGCGATCCAGGTGCTGTTCCTGGTACGGGAGAACGGCGCCGATCCCGGCCTGGTCGGCCTGCTGATGGCGCTGATCTCGGTGGGCGGCGTCGCCGGTGCCGCGATCGCCGGTCCGCTCGGCCGCCGGTTCGGGACCGCGCGCACGATGCTGGTGGTGCACCTGGTGACCGCGCCGTTCGCGCTGCTGGTGCCGCTGGCCCGGCCGGGCGCGGGGCTGGCGCTGGTGGTGGCCGGCGGCCTGGTGACGACGACCGGGATCGTGGCGAACAACGTGCTCAAGGGGGCGTTCCGCCAGGCCTACGTGCCGCGGCCGCTGCTCGGGCGCGTCATCAACAGCATGCAGCTGCTGAACTACGGCGCGATCCCGGTGGGTGCGCTGATCGGCGGCGCGCTCGGCACCGCGCTGGGCCTGCGTCCCACCATGTGGATCATGGCGGTGGCGATCACGGCCGCGACCGGGCTGCTCTTCATCGGCCCGCTCAAGCACCTACGCGACCTGCCCACGGCACCCGCCAAGAACGACCTCGACCTGGCGCAGAAAGCCTGA
- a CDS encoding ArsR/SmtB family transcription factor, giving the protein MTIDGVRKVDDPRVLAALSHSLRRRLMDVLKVDGPATASALATATDQAVGNVSHHLKVLRECGLIEEAPELARDRRERWWRLVSRGLRWTTSDFRDDPAAEAVAEAAQSMNLDYHVSRVRAWYAADDEERAHWGQTPFSGDQWLRLTPGELAELEADLLELIDRWRTREIPDDGAERRPVYVFSYGVPGRPGR; this is encoded by the coding sequence ATGACGATCGATGGCGTGAGGAAGGTCGACGACCCGAGGGTGCTGGCCGCGCTCTCCCACTCACTGCGGCGGCGGCTGATGGACGTGCTGAAGGTGGATGGGCCGGCGACGGCCAGTGCGCTCGCGACGGCGACGGACCAGGCGGTCGGGAACGTCAGCCATCACCTCAAGGTGCTGCGTGAGTGCGGCTTGATCGAGGAGGCGCCGGAGCTGGCCCGGGACCGGCGGGAGCGCTGGTGGCGGCTGGTGAGCCGGGGGCTGCGGTGGACCACGTCCGACTTCAGGGACGATCCGGCGGCCGAGGCGGTCGCGGAGGCGGCGCAGTCGATGAACCTGGACTACCACGTGTCGCGCGTCCGGGCCTGGTACGCGGCGGACGACGAAGAGCGGGCGCACTGGGGACAGACGCCGTTCAGCGGTGATCAGTGGCTGCGGCTGACGCCCGGCGAGCTTGCCGAACTGGAGGCGGACCTGCTGGAGCTGATCGACCGCTGGCGTACCCGGGAGATCCCGGACGACGGGGCCGAGCGGCGTCCGGTATACGTCTTCTCGTACGGCGTTCCGGGAAGGCCGGGCCGATGA
- a CDS encoding TVP38/TMEM64 family protein, translating to MTDAAAPLLICPQTGRRLTMPLQHSRPAPVSPGAAFASGAVGSSRSGPAASSGTVPASGAATEPALQIVARRSRKARVLRVAALVTVVAALGAAAATLPLHEIQDAARSLGWAAALVMAGVGALLLAVLVPRTAISLACGALLGPALGFTAAITAAMLAATVTYFAGRWAGQGLLASRVGGRMHRLDGWLSQRGFSAVLLVRLLPLAPFGLMGYAYGTTSVRRHHYLLGTLVASTPSAFSYSILGAAVMTPGDVNPVTFIPAICGILLTSTIVYRWRRASRRPATTTP from the coding sequence ATGACGGACGCCGCCGCTCCCCTGCTGATCTGCCCGCAGACCGGCCGACGCCTCACCATGCCCCTCCAGCACTCCCGCCCCGCGCCCGTCTCTCCCGGCGCGGCCTTCGCCTCCGGAGCGGTGGGTTCGTCCCGTTCCGGCCCCGCCGCCTCGTCCGGCACCGTCCCCGCTTCCGGTGCCGCCACGGAGCCGGCCCTCCAGATCGTCGCCCGGCGGAGCCGCAAGGCCCGGGTGCTCCGGGTCGCCGCGCTGGTCACGGTGGTCGCCGCGCTCGGCGCCGCCGCCGCCACGCTCCCACTGCACGAGATCCAGGACGCCGCCCGCTCGCTCGGCTGGGCCGCCGCACTCGTGATGGCCGGCGTCGGCGCGCTGCTGCTGGCCGTGCTGGTCCCGCGCACCGCGATCTCGCTGGCCTGCGGCGCACTGCTCGGCCCCGCGCTCGGCTTCACCGCCGCGATCACCGCCGCGATGCTGGCCGCCACGGTCACCTACTTCGCCGGTCGCTGGGCCGGCCAGGGTCTCCTCGCCTCCCGCGTCGGCGGCCGCATGCACCGCCTCGACGGATGGCTCAGCCAGCGAGGCTTCTCCGCCGTCCTGCTGGTCCGGCTGCTGCCGCTGGCCCCGTTCGGCCTGATGGGCTACGCCTACGGCACCACCTCGGTACGCCGCCACCACTATCTGCTGGGCACGCTGGTCGCCTCGACCCCGTCCGCCTTCAGCTACTCGATCCTCGGCGCGGCCGTGATGACCCCCGGCGACGTCAACCCGGTCACGTTCATCCCGGCCATCTGCGGCATCCTCCTCACCTCCACCATCGTCTACCGCTGGCGCCGCGCCTCCCGCCGCCCCGCTACGACCACCCCCTGA
- a CDS encoding type 1 glutamine amidotransferase, whose protein sequence is MVRVVWVYPDLLSTYGDRGNMLILAKRAQQRGIPVETIEVRSDQPLPTHADIYLIGGGEDGPQALAAQRLNTDGGLHRAVNQGAAVFAVCAGYQLLGTSFFAKGAKCQGLELIDIYSDRGESRAVGELAGEVDPRLGLPRLTGFENHGGRTHLGPTVSPLARVNVGIGNDGQTEGAWRGKILGTYSHGPALARNPAIADLLLRWATGYDTLPPVDDSWHDNLRNERFAAARPNPQ, encoded by the coding sequence GTGGTCCGCGTGGTGTGGGTCTATCCGGATCTGCTCTCCACCTACGGCGACCGCGGCAACATGCTGATCCTGGCCAAGCGGGCACAGCAGCGTGGCATCCCGGTCGAGACGATCGAGGTCCGGTCGGACCAGCCGCTGCCCACGCACGCGGACATCTACCTGATCGGCGGCGGCGAGGACGGCCCGCAGGCGCTCGCGGCCCAGCGGCTGAACACGGACGGCGGTCTGCACCGCGCGGTCAACCAGGGCGCCGCGGTCTTCGCGGTCTGCGCCGGCTACCAGCTGCTCGGCACCTCCTTCTTCGCCAAGGGCGCGAAGTGCCAGGGCCTGGAGCTGATCGACATCTACTCGGACCGGGGCGAGAGCCGCGCGGTCGGCGAGCTCGCCGGCGAGGTGGACCCGCGTCTCGGCCTGCCGCGCCTGACCGGCTTCGAGAACCACGGCGGCCGTACCCACCTCGGCCCGACCGTCTCGCCGCTGGCCCGGGTGAACGTCGGCATCGGCAACGACGGCCAGACCGAGGGCGCGTGGCGCGGCAAGATCCTCGGCACCTACTCGCACGGCCCGGCGCTGGCCCGCAACCCCGCCATCGCCGACCTACTGTTGCGGTGGGCGACCGGCTACGACACGCTGCCGCCGGTCGACGACAGCTGGCACGACAACCTGCGCAACGAGCGGTTCGCCGCGGCCCGCCCGAACCCGCAGTGA
- a CDS encoding MurT ligase domain-containing protein has protein sequence MPLRAKVATQVSRTAAALSRAAGRGDGSVIGGWIGLKIDPDLLEHLAAGRAIALVSGTNGKTTTTRLTAAALGVLGPVATNSFGANMPTGHTSALAKAGDTPFAVLEVDEHYLPQVIEETRPRVIALLNLSRDQLDRAKEVAMMAQLWRTTLAKHPEVAIVGNADDPMIVWAAGNSPSVTWFSAGQRWQDDSWVCPECGSTIERQDGQWWCTGCPLRRPAPQWVVEDDGVLDPTGAWHLIRLQLPGRVNLGNAATALAVAAAFGIRPLQAVPTLSSVASVAGRYAQVDRDGRNIRLLLAKNPASWLEAFDMADNAPTLLSINARDPDGLDTSWLFDVDFSPLRGRQVLITGDRAYDLAVRLDVNDVPFRHVQTFGEAIASVPPGRLEVIANYTAFQDIRAELDRVN, from the coding sequence CTGCCCCTCCGCGCCAAGGTCGCGACCCAGGTCTCCCGCACCGCCGCCGCGCTCTCCCGCGCGGCCGGACGGGGGGACGGGTCCGTGATCGGTGGCTGGATCGGCCTCAAGATCGATCCCGACCTGCTCGAGCACCTCGCCGCCGGCCGCGCCATCGCGCTGGTCTCCGGCACCAACGGAAAGACCACCACCACCCGGCTGACCGCGGCCGCGCTCGGCGTGCTCGGCCCGGTGGCGACCAACTCCTTCGGCGCCAACATGCCCACCGGGCACACCTCCGCACTGGCCAAGGCCGGCGACACGCCGTTCGCGGTGCTGGAGGTGGACGAGCACTACCTGCCCCAGGTCATCGAGGAGACCCGGCCGCGGGTCATCGCGCTGCTCAACCTCTCCCGGGACCAGCTGGACCGGGCCAAGGAGGTGGCGATGATGGCCCAGCTCTGGCGCACCACGCTGGCCAAACACCCCGAGGTCGCGATCGTCGGCAACGCGGACGACCCGATGATCGTCTGGGCGGCCGGCAACTCCCCCTCGGTGACCTGGTTCAGCGCCGGCCAGCGGTGGCAGGACGACTCCTGGGTCTGCCCGGAGTGCGGCTCCACCATCGAGCGCCAGGACGGCCAGTGGTGGTGCACCGGCTGCCCGCTGCGTCGGCCCGCGCCGCAGTGGGTCGTCGAGGACGACGGCGTGCTCGACCCGACCGGCGCCTGGCACCTGATCCGCCTGCAATTGCCCGGCCGGGTCAACCTCGGCAACGCGGCCACCGCGCTCGCGGTCGCGGCCGCGTTCGGCATCCGGCCGCTGCAGGCCGTGCCGACGCTCTCCTCGGTCGCGTCCGTGGCCGGCCGCTACGCGCAGGTCGACCGGGACGGGCGCAACATCCGGCTGCTGCTGGCGAAGAACCCGGCCAGCTGGCTGGAGGCGTTCGACATGGCGGACAACGCGCCGACACTGCTCTCCATCAACGCGCGCGACCCCGACGGACTGGACACGTCCTGGCTGTTCGACGTCGACTTCTCGCCGCTGCGCGGGCGCCAGGTGCTGATCACCGGCGACCGGGCCTACGACCTGGCTGTCCGGCTCGACGTGAACGACGTGCCGTTCCGGCACGTACAGACCTTCGGAGAGGCGATCGCGAGCGTGCCGCCGGGGCGCCTGGAGGTCATCGCGAACTACACCGCCTTCCAAGACATCCGAGCGGAGCTGGACCGTGTCAATTAA
- a CDS encoding C40 family peptidase, whose product MHGLSQDPDVRNAIPAPGITFRLGPVRQSTLLAALIGLCVAAGQLTAVAPASAAPAAGRAAAVLELAKSLSGKRYRSGGASPSGFDCSGFTMYVYRKAAGRKLPHSANRQQRTGVAVPKSRARPGDLLIFRKGAHGYHAAIYAGGGYMYDAPRPGVRVGKHRIWSRAYVVRRVV is encoded by the coding sequence GTGCATGGCCTCAGTCAAGACCCGGACGTCCGGAACGCGATACCGGCACCGGGCATCACGTTCCGGCTCGGCCCGGTCCGGCAGTCCACCCTGCTCGCCGCCCTGATCGGTCTCTGTGTGGCCGCGGGTCAACTGACCGCCGTGGCGCCCGCGAGCGCCGCTCCCGCGGCCGGGAGAGCGGCGGCGGTCCTGGAACTAGCCAAGAGTCTGTCCGGCAAGCGCTACCGGTCCGGCGGCGCGAGCCCGAGCGGCTTCGACTGCTCCGGCTTCACGATGTACGTCTACCGCAAGGCGGCGGGGAGAAAATTGCCGCACAGTGCGAACCGCCAGCAGCGCACCGGCGTCGCGGTGCCGAAGTCGCGGGCCCGTCCGGGTGACCTGTTGATCTTCCGCAAGGGTGCGCACGGCTACCATGCCGCGATCTACGCCGGTGGCGGCTACATGTACGACGCGCCCCGCCCCGGCGTCCGGGTGGGCAAGCACAGGATCTGGTCCCGCGCCTACGTGGTCCGCCGCGTCGTGTAG
- the mraZ gene encoding division/cell wall cluster transcriptional repressor MraZ produces MFLGTHTPRLDDKGRLILPAKFRDELAGGVVITKGQERCLYVFPMPEFQRISEELRAAPMTHKAARAYSRVFFASAHDEVPDRQGRVTIPVLLREYAQLDRELVVIGASTRVEIWDKAAWETYLAESEDDFADIGEGVLPGGL; encoded by the coding sequence ATGTTCCTCGGCACTCATACCCCGCGCCTGGACGACAAGGGCCGGCTGATCCTCCCGGCCAAGTTCAGGGACGAGCTGGCGGGAGGTGTCGTGATCACCAAAGGGCAGGAGCGCTGCCTCTACGTCTTCCCGATGCCCGAGTTCCAGCGCATCTCGGAGGAGCTGCGGGCCGCACCGATGACGCACAAGGCGGCGCGGGCCTACAGCCGGGTCTTCTTCGCCAGCGCACACGACGAGGTGCCCGACCGGCAGGGCCGGGTCACCATCCCGGTGCTGCTGAGGGAATACGCACAGCTCGACCGCGAGCTCGTCGTGATCGGCGCCAGCACCCGGGTGGAGATCTGGGACAAGGCCGCCTGGGAGACCTATCTCGCGGAGAGCGAGGACGACTTCGCCGACATCGGGGAGGGGGTGCTGCCCGGCGGGCTGTAG